One part of the Phoenix dactylifera cultivar Barhee BC4 chromosome 4, palm_55x_up_171113_PBpolish2nd_filt_p, whole genome shotgun sequence genome encodes these proteins:
- the LOC103718211 gene encoding ninja-family protein AFP3-like: MAAKATEGEIEELSARMQGCPTDFLKRFGGNRGHDEPAVVAAREEVEEIELSLGLSLGGCFGVESKERKLVRSSSVATLSMFPLEHDLPMVPPLARTCSLPTETEEEHRKRKELQSLKRLEAKRKRSEKKNLSKLAAVRDQRDENLNEGVNGGHGRVLPMAVHTELSGFPAVPGSNKVRGLMHGARPIDASGCFSLASQGPAGFQGSSSSGVPDFKTLSVQGSNGCATVRSPSTTMSFPENTNHKAATSPATMMVGKPALSAREEEESSTKTSARPNGVPREMERNMMQEMPCVSTTGDGPNGRRIEGFLYRYKKGEELRIVCVCHGSFLTPAEFVRHAGGGDVAHPLRHIVVNPSPSTFL; this comes from the exons ATGGCGGCGAAGGCAACGGAGGGGGAGATAGAAGAGCTCTCTGCTCGCATGCAGGGCTGTCCTACAGATTTTTTGAAGCGTTTTGGAGGGAATCGCGGCCATGATGAGCCAGCAGTGGTGGCCGCGAGAGAGGAGGTGGAAGAGATTGAGCTTAGCCTGGGGTTGTCTTTGGGCGGTTGCTTTGGAGTGGAAAGCAAGGAGAGGAAGCTTGTTCGGTCGTCTTCGGTCGCTACGCTGTCGATGTTTCCGCTGGAGCATGACCTCCCGATGGTTCCTCCCCTCGCGAGGACGTGCTCGCTGCCGACGGAGACGGAGGAGGAGcataggaagaggaaggagctgCAGAGCTTGAAGAGATTGGAGGCCAAGAGGAAGAGATCAGAGAAGAAGAACTTGTCAAAGTTGGCAGCGGTGAGGGATCAAAGGGATGAGAATTTAAATGAGGGAGTGAATGGTGGGCATGGTAGGGTGCTGCCGATGGCAGTTCATACCGAGCTCAGTGGCTTCCCTGCTGTTCCCGGCAGCAACAAAGTTAGAGGCTTGATGCATGGTGCTCGGCCGATAGATGCCTCTGGATGTTTCAGTCTGGCGTCTCAGGGTCCCGCTGGATTTCAGGGGAGTAGCTCGTCCGGCGTGCCGGACTTCAAGACCCTTTCAGTGCAAG GGTCAAATGGTTGTGCTACAGTCAGGAGCCCCTCGACCACCATGTCATTTCCTGAGAATACCAATCATAAAGCAGCAACCAGCCCTGCGACAATGATGGTTGGTAAGCCTGCTCTCTCTgctagggaggaagaagaatcctcGACGAAGACTTCAGCGAGACCGAACGGGGTGCcgagagagatggagaggaaCATGATGCAAGAGATGCCATGCGTGTCCACGACGGGGGATGGTCCAAATGGGAGGAGGATTGAAGGTTTCCTCTACAGATACAAGAAGGGGGAGGAGCTGAGGATTGTGTGCGTGTGCCATGGCAGCTTCCTCACGCCCGCAGAGTTTGTTCGGCACGCCGGAGGTGGGGATGTAGCTCACCCCCTCAGGCACATTGTTGTCAACCCAAGCCCATCAACCTTCTTGTAA
- the LOC120110694 gene encoding uncharacterized protein LOC120110694: MARGSRRGRNRRPTRFADGSAAWTPSKQQEDVPPSPARSVHPQEHPVNPVGSALETGTPETPRTGTSGEPRIQPNEPLSASQMMEAMMQQQATSRSDMMRMMEMQQRFMEQQQQFMQQQLQHQRQQMTPQYLQGATSRQEHHVSLAEFKKFAPSAFKGTSDPLESETWLNEMEKIFNALRCPDEDRVTFATFMLLGEADIWWNVERGKMGQNTTSLTWEGFKELFRDKYIPQSVRRQKFREFTRLEQGNMTVAEYAAKFEELARYAPGQVENERERAEKFESGLRARIRQQVSTFELSSYKDVVNKALVVERGLNDTQEERERILKKRNRQAELQNKHGKNTEFRPKKQTTGNDKTQRKDTVKCYRCGGPHYQSECNWFNGNCFSCGQQGHRADTCPNRGEQQTRQASQPIQGAPTNQATQNEQQQGGQQSPRTQGRVYALTQHDADASNTVVTGTIEISSTNAYILIDPGATHSFVSADFVGRNSTLISLPLETELCVSIPNGDVILVNSVCKDCILNIEGRKMKVDLLVLVMKNFDMILGMDWLAAYHATVDCFKKTVKFQISGQPEFTFSGNRVLPPPKVISAIQAKRLLRKGDEGFLAMVVGTQLEELKLEDIPIVREFPDAFPEDLPGLPPDREVEFSIDLIPGTGPISKAPYRMAPAELKVLKEQLQELLDKGFVRPSVSPWGAPVLFVKKKDGSFRLCIDYREINGVTVRNKYPLPRIDDLFDQLQGAQIFSKLDLRSGYHQLRIKAEDIPKTAFRTRYGHYEFLVMPFGLTNAPAVFMDLMNRVFKSYLDQFVVVFIDDILVYSKSPQEHEEHLRIVLQTLRENKLYGKLQKCEFWLNSITFLGHVISKDGISVDPKKVEAVVDWSKPTNVSEVRSFLGMAGYYRRFVEGFSRIAMPLSRLTQKQVKLNGRRIVSRVFRS, translated from the coding sequence ATGGCACGAGGGAGTAGACGTGGGCGTAATAGGAGGCCGACTCGTTTTGCCGATGGCTCCGCTGCTTGGACGCCCTCCAAACAACAAGAAGATGTTCCACCCTCACCGGCCAGAAGTGTGCACCCGCAGGAACACCCCGTCAACCCTGTTGGTAGTGCTCTGGAAACGGGAACCCCGGAAACTCCAAGGACAGGAACCTCGGGTGAGCCTAGGATTCAACCGAATGAACCACTAAGTGCTTCTCAGATGATGGAAGCAATGATGCAACAACAAGCTACTTCCCGTTCAGATATGATGAGAATGATGGAGATGCAACAACGCTTCATGGAACAGCAGCAACAATTTATGCAGCAACAGTTACAACATCAGCGGCAGCAGATGACTCCTCAGTATTTACAGGGGGCTACAAGTCGGCAAGAGCATCATGTTAGTTTGGCAGAATTCAAAAAGTTTGCACCTTCAGCTTTTAAAGGCACTTCTGACCCTTTAGAGTCTGAGACTTGGCTGAATGAAATGGAAAAGATTTTCAATGCTCTGAGATGCCCTGATGAGGATAGGGTTACTTTTGCTACATTTATGCTGCTGGGAGAAGCGGATATTTGGTGGAATGTGGAAAGAGGAAAGATGGGACAGAACACTACATCTTTGACTTGGGAAGGATTTAAGGAGCTTTTCCGTGACAAGTATATTCCCCAAAGCGTGAGACGGCAGAAATTTCGAGAGTTTACCCGGTTAGAGCAAGGGAATATGACGGTCGCAGAGTATGCTGCAAAGTTTGAGGAACTGGCCAGGTATGCCCCAGGACAGGTGGAGAATGAAAGAGAACGAGCCGAGAAGTTTGAAAGTGGACTCAGAGCCCGAATCAGACAACAGGTGTCTACCTTCGAGCTTTCTTCCTACAAGGATGTGGTTAACAAGGCTTTGGTAGTTGAAAGGGGTTTGAATGACActcaagaagagagggaaagaattttgaaaaagagaaacagACAAGCTGAGTTACAAAATAAGCATGGCAAAAATACTGAATTCAGGCCCAAGAAACAAACTACTGGGAATGATAAGACTCAGCGCAAGGATACTGTGAAATGCTATAGATGTGGCGGACCCCACTATCAGAGCGAGTGCAACTGGTTTAATGGGAATTGTTTTTCATGTGGCCAACAGGGCCATAGGGCAGACACTTGTCCTAATCGCGGAGAGCAACAAACTCGACAGGCATCTCAGCCTATTCAGGGAGCTCCAACCAACCAAGCAACTCAGAATGAACAACAACAAGGAGGACAGCAGAGTCCTAGAACTCAGGGGCGAGTCTATGCTCTTACACAACACGATGCTGACGCCTCTAACACCGTGGTGACAGGTACAATTGAAATCTCATCCACGAATGCCTATATTTTGATTGATCCTGGAGCTACTCATTCTTTTGTATCTGCTGATTTTGTTGGAAGAAATAGTACATTGATTTCTTTGCCACTAGAGACTGAACTGTGTGTCTCCATCCCTAATGGAGATGTAATCTTAGTTAACTCTGTCTGCAAAGACTGTATCTTGAATATTGAAGGCAGGAAAATGAAAGTAGATTTACTAGTCCTAGTGATGAAGAATTTCGACATGATCCTTGGGATGGACTGGTTGGCAGCATATCATGCCACTGTTGACTGCTTCAAGAAAacagtaaaatttcaaatttctggTCAGCCAGAGTTTACTTTTAGTGGCAACAGAGTGTTACCTCCGCCAAAAGTAATCTCAGCCATACAGGCCAAGCGACTCCTTCGGAAAGGTGATGAAGGATTCTTAGCCATGGTAGTGGGCACCCAGCTGGAAGAACTCAAACTAGAAGACATTCCTATTGTGAGGGAATTTCCAGATGCCTTTCCAGAGGATTTGCCAGGATTACCTCCTGATAGAGAGGTTGAATTCTCCATTGATTTGATTCCTGGCACTGGACCAATTTCTAAGGCCCCATACCGAATGGCTCCAGCTGAATTAAAAGTGCTAAAGGAACAACTACAGGAGCTGTTGGACAAAGGTTTCGTCAGGCCTAGTGTTTCTCCTTGGGGTGCTCCTGTactatttgtgaaaaagaaagatggcagTTTTCGGCTTTGCATAGATTATCGAGAAATAAATGGAGTAACAGTGCGGAATAAATACCCTTTACCGAgaattgatgatttgttcgatcaGCTGCAAGGGGCACAAAtcttctcaaaacttgatctacGCTCCGGATATCACCAGTTGAGGATAAAGGCTGAAGACATACCAAAGACAGCATTCAGAACTAGATATGGACACTATGAGTTTTTGGTGATGCCCTTCGGGTTAACAAATGCACCAGCAGTCTTTATGGATCTTATGAATCGGGTGTTCAAATCCTACCTGGATCAATTTGTGGTAGTATTTATTGATGACATTCTAGTCTATTCAAAAAGTCCACAAGAGCATGAGGAGCATTTGAGGATAGTGTTACAAACTCTTAGAGAAAACAAGCTTTATGGCAAGCTGCAGAAATGTGAGTTCTGGTTAAACAGTATCACCTTTCTCGGGCACGTGATCTCCAAGGATGGCATCtctgtcgacccaaagaaagtagAGGCAGTAGTTGATTGGAGTAAACCTACTAATGTGTCCGAGGTGCGCAGCTTTTTGGGAATGGCGGGATACTATCGGAGATTCGTTGAGGGATTCTCTCGTATTGCCATGCCTCTATCTCGTCTAACCCAAAAGCAAGTAAAATTGAATGGAAGGAGGATTGTGAGCAGAGTTTTCAGGAGTTGA